The Vitis vinifera cultivar Pinot Noir 40024 chromosome 18, ASM3070453v1 region CCATCCTTGTCAAAAAACTGGAAAGCTTTGAACAAGTTCTCTTCTTTCTCTAGTCGGTGCCGCTGCATAGTGGCAGTAATGAATTCAGTATAATCAAGAGTCCCATTCTGATCAACATCAACCTGGCAAGAGAAAATATAGACTAGTTAGCAACTGCTTTTAAGGGTGGGTTGTCTCTGGAAGAAGTAATGAGATTTATAAATCACTTTTCCTTGTATAATCGAACCGACAGCAATGCTAGTGACATGAATTCTATTACTTACAGCATCCATCAGCTGCTTTATTTCTAACTCAGAAAGCTTGGACCCCAGCCTAGACAATCCAGTTTTGAGTTCTTCGAATGTGATTGTGCCACTTCTATCAGTGTCCATGTTGTTAAACATTTGTTTCAACCCTTTGATGTCTTCTTCTGATAGGTTTTCTGCAATTACCTTCAGGCAATCCAAAATAAAAGTTACAGGGAAAACAATAACAGAAACTAAATGAAGTTGACAATAAAAGAGGAAGTAGTATCAGTTTAAGTTTTATTAACATGGTAGATCTCCCCTTTTGGTATCCTTTTAGGACAATCTACCAAAGACAAAAGGCATGGAACCAACCATAACAATCAACAGGCcataacaaaaatttcattaagCCAGAAACACTCATCAATAATTTACCAAGGATGTGAAATGTATCATGAAAGTGGAACTGTTGCGTTGTGTTTGTTCATGAAATTTAGGgcatgtttggtaactattttcgaaaatagttttttgttctccagaacaaaaaataggaaactatgTTTGACACTCAgacaataaaaaacaattttcattttttttaaatagtactagggtgttttaagaaaaaaaaaattagttgtttttaattgttttatgagggttgttttaaaaaataattttacgaACATAGagattgattaaaaataaaacactatatataaaagttaattttaaaacatatttaaaaatataaaaaatagcttaaaaatatttcaagtttcaaaGTAGACatttgttctataaaaaatgtttttcaaaaacagttaccaaacatagccttagtatCAACCCATTAGTTTTCTGAAGTATTTGAAATTAGTACAATAAACATCACGTATGAGATTACTTGAGAGATTTGTGGAGATTCACTATAGCTTATGGGTGATGATTAATTGGACTTTTTATGACTCCATtctaataatcaattttttttttacctccaaatattgtatgaagaaaaaaagacaataaCATCTTCATGGGACAgcaaaaaaatgcaaaaggtGAGTAGTTTTGATAGTCAAACATGTTTAGGACacatttgtaaaaaaatatcaagaagTTTTGAACTATACCTTTAATGCAAGTTTCTTCAACTTGTTCATTGCTCTGAATTGCTTCATCCTAACTAGAACAGCACTATCAATAGGTTTGTCTGACGCCTCACCATCTTCTCTGAGCCATGGATGATCTGGTTCATTTATCATAATGCCAGTTACATTGCTAGTTCATCAACTAGTGAGCCGAACATAAAATATTgttctaaataaaaaatgaagctgAATATCTTTTTTTACTCAATCCCACAACACAATGTACTCTAAACTCTTCTTGGATAAGCCACAGGCACAAGTCACACTAATCATATATTGCCTGAAAAATTCCCTCCAGTTGACACCAAACTGAAATACGTCATGTCCAATAAGTAACCATGGAAGAGACATTGATCAGAAAAGGTAATCCTACTGAATTTTTGACAAATAACTGTATACTTACTGAGGGCATCAGAAGCAGTGATCCGTCTTTTAGGGTCcttcattaacattttttttattagatccTTTGCAGAACTAGATATAGAAGGCCATGGTGCACTGTCAAAATCAACGTAGCCTTGTAATACCGCATCAAATATACTTTTTTCATTCTCTGCATTGAAATTTGTGTATCTACAGGTTAGAATTCACATgcatgaaaaacattttttcagAGACTGCAAGAGATTAGTTTTAGAGCTAACAGAACTTGGACCACCTAATTACAAATAATCACTCAACTCATTGAAAAGGTTAAAATACAAAACTTCTATAACACCTCTGCTTCTTTGTGAAATGGAAGAAACAGCATCCACAAAATGATGCTCATGCTGTGATCAACTGGCAGTTGAACCAGCAAAGGCACATGACGGTAATTAATTGACTATTTGCAAGTTCTCAATTAATTGACTTTGGTGATAGACTGTCACCTTGACCCATAATTTATAGATTTTCCACATGAGAAATCATGAATTTCTCATAGGGATGCCACCTAAAGCACAAACGAAATTCACTTACCACCCCAAAATGGAGGCACCCCACTTAgaagaatatataaaatgacTCCAGCACTCCAGACATCAATTTCTTTCCCATAGCTCCGTCGCAGCACCTCTGGAGCCACATAGTATGCACTTCCAACAACATCCTTGTACACTGGAAAAACATTTATGCATTAAGTTCAGGACAACAAAATGAGGAGCATGATTTATTAAGCTGACATAAACATGTAAGGTTCAAATGCGCTAATTACCAAAATAGAGACTATGTAAATGTACAAGCAAGAAACCACTTGCTCATACTACAATACCTTAGGTGGATCTAATGTCATggatactctctctctctcatttttttttctttaagacaTGAGATTTCATTAATTCAGTGAATGACTGATAGAGAAGGCAAACATCTTTTCTTTGGTGGATGCTACGTAGTAGCAGGACAAAAATGCTCACCTTAcctttccaaaaaaaatgtaGCCAAGAGCTCTCACAATTAGAATTAGACTGCCAGGGAGAAAGTCAGAAAAGCTAGCTGAATAAACAAGAAATGCTTGGTAATGCCACCTTGGTGAATAAGACAGAACACTGTAAAGCATTCTTGGGAAATAAACAAGAAATGCTTGGTAATGCCACCTTGGTGAATAAGACAGAACACTGTAAAGCATTCTCTTCCCAATCTTAGTGACGCTCCACAGATGTAAATCCCTCTCAGTTTTGCAGAGTGAGTTTCTTGTATACCCACGATTAAGGAGCTGGCTCATCAAGCAGCTGGCAATTAGTCATCGCACCCTCTTTAAACAACAGATCCACTTTGGGTTACTGAGCCAATTGTCAGGATTGTTCAGGAGATTTTGTACAATCTACCTAGTTCCTAGTAACTGATTTTCATGAGATATAAGCACCCTAGCCATTATACATGGTGCTCACCAATATCTTCATCATATGAACAAGGAATACAACAATTTCGACTGCCAATTTGTTGGCATGATAAAGGCATCAGTATGGTGAAAGTAATAACATATTGCAATGTTATGGCTTGAAGAACTGAATATAATGGAATATGAGGGTGTTTCCATAGTCAGCATAATAGTATGATATGTTTCATGGGTGTCAAATAGGCAAGACATGACATGGCAAGTCACTTTTATGTACCACAAAAGAATGATAGACTAGGTTGGTTTCTCCCTTCTTATTCAAATTGGCCATTCTGACTCATGGGGTCTCTGGAGAAATTCCTGTAAGAGCTAGAATTGTTAATTTTTGGCATGTATGTCTCTCTTCAGTCTTCATGATCCATGTGAGATTTCTGGTCGGGCGAAGGAATCagtaaaattgaataatttcaaaagaagaagaaggaagaagaagaagaattgagATTTCTGGCACTGCAAAGAAATCAGTAAGAGCTAGAGTTGTTAATGTTTGGCATATATGTCTCTCTTCATAATCCATGTGAGATTTCAGGTGCAGCAGAGAAATCAGTAAGATTGCagaatttcaaaaaaagaagaagaataagaagacATGAGATTTCTGGTACAGCAAAGAAATCAGTAAAATTGCAGGATTTGATAGAGAGCAAACAGAGACGGAAGAAACCAAAGCAATACCATAAATGCATAAATAGAGAGCGAACAAAGATGGAAGATACCACTAGCAGAACCATAAATGCACAAGTTCAGAAGAAGAATTCCAATGCATCACCCTCATGAAATGACACACATGAACCATATTCATAATTCCTATATATTGGGGCTGCTTTCCTTTCTTAACATCTCCCTTCAGCTTTAATACAATAAAAGAGTTCATGGCTGCAACAGACTttatatgcatacttcaacccAGTCAGCTTCCCAATACAAACATGAGCAACCCCAAGCTGGTCCTCCTTTCTAGGTCATGAATTGAATAAGGAACTGGGATTGGTGAGGTTTTTAAATCTGTTCTTGATATTTCCTGAAAGCAGCGGATTTGTATTAAGGCATGAGAAGGAGAACAGCCTTTAGGTCCCATCATAGGGATTAGGTTGAAGGGTTTCATATCTATTTCTATACCGCAGGCTCCTACAGTTCACTATCTTCATTTCTTTGGTTTTCTATTTGGATTATCCTCATGGGTGTCATTCTTCACTGTCCCTGATCCGAGCTACCCTTATTGGGTTCTCAAAATTCACACAAGTAATAACAGTAGAATTTATTCTGGTCTAGTGGGCTTGTAATTAAGATTCTGAgtactcttttctttttctttttggcattAATTTGGTCATCAGCCAGCCAAAAAACACAAAACCAAGTCCATTCAATGAACTCATTCAAAGTTAATCCAAAACAAGAAAGTTTGCTACAAGGCAATGATGTATAAGTGGAAAAGAATTCAAACACTGTTCAAATTTAGACAAAATGCTCCAGCAAAATTCAATAGTACAATAGTGGTAAGATAAATTCAATGATCCAAATAGAAAACTAGTTCATACAAAATAAAGAAGCTTGAAAACACAACTGACCTTCATTGTCCTCTATGAAGACAGAGAGCCCAAAATCTGTGGCTTTCAACGGGGAATTCTCCTCCCGGCTCACCATCAAGAAATTCTCAGGCTTCAAGTCCCTATGCATCACTCCCATAAAATGACAAACATGAACCACGGTCACAATCTGTCTACAGATATCTGCCGCTTCTCGCTCGGAATAACTACCTTTCGCTGTAATCCGATCAAAAAGCTCACCCCCAGAACACAACTCCATCACTAAATGCAGATTCTGCTTGTCCTCATAAGCACCCTTGAACTCTACTATATTGGGTTGTCCAGTGAGGTGCTCTAGAATCAAAATCTCCCTCTTAACATCCTCAATATCCTTCCCACTCTTAAGCTTCCGCTTGGATATTGACTTACAAGCGTACTTCAAACCAGTGGACTTCTCAGTACAGAGATAGGTGATCCCAAACTGACCCCTCCCCAGTTCTTTACCAATATCATAAATCGAGGTTATTTCACATAATGGTCTGCCTAGAACGGTTCCAATTTGTGAAGATGTGGGTGGTTTAGGCACAGACATTGAAAGAGGAGGTGGGATGTCCAATGACTCTTTGGAGGAAGAAATGGGTATGGGTTGGTAGTGATGATTAGTAAAATCACCAtcagaggaggaagaagaagagattgGGATATCACGAGGTCTGGAGAAGCAGAAACCCATTTCGAGAGACTTTTGGTTTGAGCGTTCCAGCCTACAGAGGCGGTCTTGGATGatgggtttgggttttgggttttgctTTTAAGAGTCCGATGAAGCTGTTGCTTCGAAGCTTTTGGTTGCTTCAGCTGCTTTTTCTGGTGCTTTTCTTTGCTTCTTTGGATTGTCCTCAGTATCTCTTGATTCTCTTCTCCCCTTTTTGTTCATGTACGCTTCGCCAGAGAGAGCCAGAGAGAGACAGGGATCGGTTCAAGACTCGTATATCCAGCCAAGTTGTGCAAACTGTAAAGTTTCATGTGACcgttttgtttgattttatggCAGGGGCTTTGTGAAATTCCTACAAGCCCACTGCCCGATAACATTTATCAGTGTTTTGGGATGGGAAGTGTGGGATCTTAGAGGGATAATTTGGGCATTTAAATGTGATGGTTCAACCGAAAAAAGAAGGGTCTGCTTGGGAAAAAAGAATAAGCTGATTGGTCGGTCTTTAATTGGAAAAGTAAAAGCATTTTTAAGTTgtatttattttaggaaaatgattttttcttctttttttcctctttttttgttttgggaACTGACTCCCTCGAAATCAATGCATGTAAAACCCTATATAAACCAAAGAATATTTATTCACTCTTTCCATCGGAAACTCAACACCCAAATTAATGCATgtctaattatttttcttttaatctcccATTTAAAAGTTTCAATATTAGCTAATTAGGgtttaatttatcttattatatttttcatatttaatcaCATTcgacatattttatttttaatcatcatTCAAATTTGATCCAAATTAGATAAGATTACTTGATATAGTCCTGAAAAATGCTATTCAAGTTCAAAAACTCATacaataacaatttttatttgcaaaatacTTTAATAAAAGGGATTAATCACACCTTTATTTCTTGACgatcaaaaactaaaaactcGCTTTCGAGCTACCAGCCCACAAGCAAAAGGAGTTCTGATTCACGGATAACTAAAAGCTTTGACAAGGGAGAGGGGGACCCTTCTCATATCCATCATTACAAGAGTCTAACAAAGAAAAGGTTACAACCTATAGGGAAAGGCGAACCGattaaaagggacaaaattcccttgaaattgcaaaagcaacctcccacattttaaagttgagctaaatattttgataagtaCAATTTAATCTTTATACAATTACACCACCACCATATAAGTTGATTTCACTGTGCCTCTCTCTCCCACATTATCATATCTTCTAAAAAGAATTCTATATACCAATTCACTATCTCATTGAACTTTTAATGCCAACTGTTGAGATGTAAGTTTAaatctcaacaaaaaaaaaaagtataaaacaaTGAGACTTGAGTATAATAAAAAGGAACCAAAGTatcagaagaagaaaaaaatggccAAAGTTggtttatattataaataaaaggaaagaaataaaacaaaatagaaagTACCGTGCCAGGTTAGTCCCAGACTCGTAGCATGGGTGGACTCCACGTGATATGGACTGAGAATTTGAAGCTTCTGGGATGAATTTGGGATGATTAGAACATACAAGCAATTGGGAAGTAACTGAGAGAATGGAAACAAACTCTCAACTTCTGAATGATTTGTTCTgaagattaaaaataatcttaCAGGTTCATGTaggataaaaattttattttttattagcttCATAAAACTCGTCTTTAATCTTTAAACATGAAATGACTCTTCCATGGATtacaaaactaataataaataaccaCCATAGTTTAAACACTGCATGGGCTGAGACGGGCTGATATTAAAAATCCCTCTGTTTCCAACACTTCAAGTTCAGCTGCCGAAGCCAGTTTTGAAGCATAACCAACTCGGGAAATGACAAGAACATACAGTTCACACAAAAGCTAGATGGATCAAAGAATTTTCATAACTTTAATAACTCAACAAACGGCTAGACTTACTACACTTGAGATGAGAGTCCCGCGGCCCAGGCAAAGTATTGACTGGGCAACTCATGCTGAATTTGAGATGAGAAGAGGGCATACAGAGGCTTGCCTTTTTTATCAGTTTGCTGCATCACGACTGTAGTACTGGTCCAGTGTCTTTGCAGGTATACGGTGGAGAAGCTCACGGGGGAAGATGCGGAGTAATGTCCACGCCAAATCTAGTGACTGGAAGATGTTGCGGGTATCATAAGCCCCTTGAGCCACAAATTTCCTCTCGAATTTGTCTAGGAACTCCAGATAAAGCTGAATTTTAGACAACCCAACCCCAGGTTAATACTTTGTGATTTTAATCTATGAGAAATTATTGCTAGAGAAAGAtgtgaaaaaacaaacacatagTTTCTACAGAaaggaggagagagaaagagagatacCAGATCCTCAGAAGAGAGTGCTTCCTCTCCGACCACAGCTTTCATTGCCTGGACATCCTTTCCAATAGCATAATTCGCATATAGCTGAAGGTGAAAAATCAACAGGGTCGGTTAGGAGGCCTTAAAGCAATATAATggagaaaattaaaaacacacTTAAGCCTTCTGAATCTTACCTGGTTGGACACATCAGCATGGTCTCGACGAGTCATTCCCTCACCAATGGCACTCTGCAAATCCATCACCAATAATAAAGATTACTTTTAACTCCTTGAAAGTTAAAACCATGCACCTTTCCAATCAGCAACTAGGTACTCTCTATGTGTAAGGGGGCAGCTCCACTGCAAAAGTCTTACCTTCATTAGTCGAGAGAGTGATGGAAGAACATTAATAGGTGGGTATATCTGTTCCACAAACAAAAAGGACAATCACTAAACATACCCCTCCCTTGTAACAAAGTTAAACCTCATAGAGATTCACAAAAACTCAAGGATTTAAATCTATTGCACAGAAGCCTGCATTAGAAATGCTCCAAACCACAGAGAGAAGCCAGTTTCTGCAACATCTTTGGAAACATTAGATACCAATCAACTAACTGAAGTATATTGCTTTACCCCTTTGTAAATATATTGCTTTAGTTATCATTTTGGGATTATGAAATGTTCATGCTTTAAGGATAACTCCATATTGTTCATATAATAGCTGGTATAACTCTGATTTGATCAGTCAATGGAACAAAAATTATTCTAACTTGACCATAAAAAGGACGAATCTCCATGCATCTTCCGCATAAAGGGCACACAAACATCAAGGACACCACCAACAAAGCTCATAGGCAGCTATTAGGGATCAGATCACAAGTCATATTTTACCATCTAGCTTTCATGCTCCATCAACATCTATCATAGAAAACTTGACGACACAATTATGCGGCAAGGAAGGGGAGGTGCATCTATTTTTTACCAGGTACAGAATGTCAATTCTAGTAAAATATTAGAAGTCAGGATTTGGGAAAAAGTGGTACATTACATAGACATAAAACTAGCAAACTCCACGTAGTCAGGAGAAAAGTGCATATGCCATGAGAGATGACAAATATGTATTTTAACATGAAGAAAGAGTTTGGTTTCAACTCACCTGCCGGTTGTGGAGTTGCCTATCAATGTATATCTGGCCCTCAGTAATATAACCAGTAAGATCTGGAGTTGGATGCGTAATATCTGGTGGacaaaaaataattggtttCAGGTAATGTCTGTTCACTATTACAAGAACTGATGTGCAGGGAAGAATAGCCAGACATCCTGAAAATGCTAACATTACCATCATTAGGCATGGTTAAAATAGGAATTTGTGTGATGGAGCCTTTTCGCCCTTCTATACGTCCAGCACGCTCATAAATTGTTGCAAGATCAGTATACATATACCCAGGATACCCACGCCTTCCAGGTACTTCCTCCCGGGCTGCAGATACCTGCAGTCAAAACAGACATTTCCAGTCAAGTAGGTGAAAGTAAGTGTGGGAATGGTGCAATAGAAATTCGATTATCCGTATGATTTTAAAACCTATGAAGActaaaatttaagtttatgaAAAGAGTGACGTTTAAAAACTTCTTAAGGTATTACTGTTACATACGGTAGTCAGAGTCACAAAGTTAAATAAAATCTATCAAACTAACGACTATCTGTTTGTTATATTAGTAAAGTACGGTAATAATAAGAACTATGCTATAGACCCTGAAAATTCAATAGCAGAGAATTTATTACCTCACGAAGAGCATCTGCATAAGAACTCATATCTGTTAATATAACTAGAACATGCTTCCCACACTCATAAGCCAAATATTCTGCAGTTGTGAGAGCAATTCGAGGAGTGATAATGCGTTCTATGGTGGGATCATTGGCCTGTGCAAAAGAGCCACATCattacaaatattaaaagaaaaaaaacaccctTCCACCTAAATGAAATGAGAGAGATCATCCTAAACAACATAATTAGGATAAGagattaaattattaattgataCCAAGTTTAGGAAAAGGGTCACTCTCTCCATGGAtccattttcctcaaaatcacGCTTAAAAAATTGTGCTGTTTCCATGTTTACTCCCATAGCAGCAAAGACGATGGCGAAATTGTCCTCTACCTCATCCTATAAACTCAAGGCAAATAATATGAGAATTACATATTTTAAtcagataaaagaaaaatataaaacagaAGTGGACAAAGGGTAGGACAGAAATGAACGGTGCACTAACAAAGTGAACTTTAATAGAGCAAAGAGAGAGAAATCATATAGAAAATGCCATTGAATTCTTTTGAGCTCACATTAGATTTTGTAATTCACATGATTGAATTTGCAATCTAATCACATAATTTCTTAAACATAATATCCCATGGAAGAGCATTCAACCAAGAGACAATCTTGCGTTGGCATGGAGGCATTTGGATAGGTTATGAATGGTTGTCACTTCACTATACAGAAACTGAAAACTTAGCGTGCGTTTGGATACACTTCCTGTTTTCtatctccaaaataaaaaaatagtagtaacttttatataagatacaagAATTCTTATAGGTTTTACATTAAaaaagtaatgattttaaaaactgtttaaaaaaattaaagaatgaaaaaaaaaaaatttaagtaatttaaCAGATATACGGTAAatcaatactttttttttataagatgttatatttttatatagaagtttctaattttaaaaacaaaaaataataaagtgtACCCAAATATTCCAAATGGACACTTAATTAGTATGTTACTTCTTATCAATAACAATTCAATTCCAAAGAGACATCTTATTACTTTTACATTGCCAAATGCAATGAATTCCAGAAAGTAAAATATGCAAAAACTAGTACCTCTAGGAGATTTCCAGATTTTTCCAACCGCTTTACAAGACCAGCCTGACGACAGATTTGTGCAGCTATTTCATTATGAGGAAGACCAGCAGCAGAAAAAAGAGGGATCTTTTGACCTCGAGCAATGGAGTTCATGACATCAATAGTAGAAATCCCTGTTTGTATCATCTCTTCAGGATAGGTTCTCTCACTGGGGTTGATAGAACTTCCTATGAAAGACAAGGAAGAGTTTATTATATATCCAGATAACATAAAATCTTTTCCCTAGCTTTTGGTAATAAATCATTATCTTCCTAGCATTACTGACCAGAAATATCTAGGTAAGCCTCTGGCAGAATTGGGGGGCCATTATCAATGGGTTTTCCAGAACCATTAAAAATGCGGCCAAGCATATCCAGTGATACAGGTGTTTTCAAAACCTGCACAACAAAATATTCAACCAGACAAACATTTCATTGCCAAAATATTCAGACAAACTGAGGAGGTTAAAAGTAAAGAGAAAGGCTcttgtagagagagagagatgcatATCAATGAATGAATGTATGCATATTATTTTGCATGTGTACCAGGAAAAATCTCTAAGAAGAAAAATTGAgccaaacaaatttaaaatatgaaggtCATTTGTCCTTTGCTTTTGAAAGGTAAACATAGAACAACTTTGGGACTACTATTTTCATCAGGCACTAAAGCTAACAGGGAGATTCTACTACAAAAGGCCTCTGCAGCAATAACCACACTtcataagtaaaaatatattaaaatgaaacaagaaaaatgatgagaaaGGTTTTCTTGTCCACAAGGATTAACACTTGACTGTCTAAAACACAATGATACATTCTTAATCATCGATGTTGCTTGTGGCCATGAATCCAAGTGTATCAACAATTCATGTATCAATTCAGCAGTTTGGCTGTACCGGTTTAACAGTTATTTCATTCTTTAATTGTGACCATATGCAAGTTTCACTTATCCAGCTCTGTATCCGGTTTAAGGACCAAGCAGAATATTCCACACAAATTGCAAAacactaaaagaaagaaaaggcttTATACCTCCCCAGTAAATTGCACGGTTGTGTATTTGTTGTCAATTCCAGAAGTGCCTTCAAAAACCTGGGGAAATTAAAACAGAAAATGATCAAGCTAAAATAAGAGAGAAATTATATACTATTAACTATATACCATCTAAAGATTAAAACTTAAAAGGTAGCAGCTCACTTGCTAAAAAGGGAAGGAGGTAATGAGGGGTGGTTGAGGCCTGTAATTAGAGAAACCCATTTCTCCAAACAGAGCCATCCCCCTGGAATTGTGCAAGCAAAAAAGGGGATAGATTACAATCTAGAACAAGGCCAAAATGACCTATACAAAAAGATTTATGAATTGTAAGTTAAGATGCTTCATAAATTGTTAATTCttattttccacaaaaaaaaaaagataaccaGGATTGGAGACCTAGAGAAGACTGTAGAGAAAAATTAAAGGTAGAGAAGCCAAAAATATCATCATAAAAGGTCAAGTCATGAAAGGAACCAGAAAGAAATTTCACATATAAGAGCCTTAAATTGATAAGTCACCTAGAGACCATGATTGAATCACTCAATATCAGAAAAGTACATGCACAAGCTTTAGAAATGtcaaaaaacaagaataaaggATGCATTGGAAAACAAGCTCTATATAGACACCACAAACATGTGTCAGTAAAAGGGTAAAAACCTGCACAACAGCTTTCTCCCCATCAACTTCTAAGACTTGACCACGTCGCGTTGTGCCATCTCCAAGGCGAATATTGACAATCTCCTGATATTTTGGACCCTGAACAGTTTAAGAGTTATAGTATCATCTCAGTGTGTAGGTGTCACTATACTCCAATAAAAACTTTGTattagaagaaagaagaaatgacaaaaaagCAAATCTACCTTGACTTTCTCAAGAATAACGAGTGGCCCTGCTAC contains the following coding sequences:
- the LOC100257413 gene encoding V-type proton ATPase subunit B 2 isoform X1, whose product is MCYREFERSEEKSLNMGEAQNMPDMEEGSLLVGMEYRTVSGVAGPLVILEKVKGPKYQEIVNIRLGDGTTRRGQVLEVDGEKAVVQVFEGTSGIDNKYTTVQFTGEVLKTPVSLDMLGRIFNGSGKPIDNGPPILPEAYLDISGSSINPSERTYPEEMIQTGISTIDVMNSIARGQKIPLFSAAGLPHNEIAAQICRQAGLVKRLEKSGNLLEDEVEDNFAIVFAAMGVNMETAQFFKRDFEENGSMERVTLFLNLANDPTIERIITPRIALTTAEYLAYECGKHVLVILTDMSSYADALREVSAAREEVPGRRGYPGYMYTDLATIYERAGRIEGRKGSITQIPILTMPNDDITHPTPDLTGYITEGQIYIDRQLHNRQIYPPINVLPSLSRLMKSAIGEGMTRRDHADVSNQLYANYAIGKDVQAMKAVVGEEALSSEDLLYLEFLDKFERKFVAQGAYDTRNIFQSLDLAWTLLRIFPRELLHRIPAKTLDQYYSRDAAN
- the LOC100260943 gene encoding calcium-dependent protein kinase 29, with the protein product MGFCFSRPRDIPISSSSSSDGDFTNHHYQPIPISSSKESLDIPPPLSMSVPKPPTSSQIGTVLGRPLCEITSIYDIGKELGRGQFGITYLCTEKSTGLKYACKSISKRKLKSGKDIEDVKREILILEHLTGQPNIVEFKGAYEDKQNLHLVMELCSGGELFDRITAKGSYSEREAADICRQIVTVVHVCHFMGVMHRDLKPENFLMVSREENSPLKATDFGLSVFIEDNEVYKDVVGSAYYVAPEVLRRSYGKEIDVWSAGVILYILLSGVPPFWGENEKSIFDAVLQGYVDFDSAPWPSISSSAKDLIKKMLMKDPKRRITASDALNHPWLREDGEASDKPIDSAVLVRMKQFRAMNKLKKLALKVIAENLSEEDIKGLKQMFNNMDTDRSGTITFEELKTGLSRLGSKLSELEIKQLMDAVDVDQNGTLDYTEFITATMQRHRLEKEENLFKAFQFFDKDGSGFITREELKQAMTQYGMGDEATIDEVIDDVDTDKDGRINYEEFVAMMKKGPQDTELKQR
- the LOC100257413 gene encoding V-type proton ATPase subunit B 2 isoform X2, whose translation is MGEAQNMPDMEEGSLLVGMEYRTVSGVAGPLVILEKVKGPKYQEIVNIRLGDGTTRRGQVLEVDGEKAVVQVFEGTSGIDNKYTTVQFTGEVLKTPVSLDMLGRIFNGSGKPIDNGPPILPEAYLDISGSSINPSERTYPEEMIQTGISTIDVMNSIARGQKIPLFSAAGLPHNEIAAQICRQAGLVKRLEKSGNLLEDEVEDNFAIVFAAMGVNMETAQFFKRDFEENGSMERVTLFLNLANDPTIERIITPRIALTTAEYLAYECGKHVLVILTDMSSYADALREVSAAREEVPGRRGYPGYMYTDLATIYERAGRIEGRKGSITQIPILTMPNDDITHPTPDLTGYITEGQIYIDRQLHNRQIYPPINVLPSLSRLMKSAIGEGMTRRDHADVSNQLYANYAIGKDVQAMKAVVGEEALSSEDLLYLEFLDKFERKFVAQGAYDTRNIFQSLDLAWTLLRIFPRELLHRIPAKTLDQYYSRDAAN